The Methanocella sp. genome includes a window with the following:
- a CDS encoding phage tail sheath subtilisin-like domain-containing protein: MTRILPGVEIQVIKEIVPQQLNPSGVVALIGTTEKGEPLVPMPVSSYAEFADKFGSSEKFTVTRDAKQAFQNGVFQVVVVPISGQNGTKATLTLKDHKGRDTAIFTAKSSGEEGNKITIKVEAVESSDLVRLAISDGANVEIYDGVNMNPSGNNYLVDSINKKSALITAEDQHSKSKSPDNNPEAGETVLSGGVTGVVSKADYEAALDKLEAEPDVDIVAACEVIDPEIHALIEAHCLKMSIDAKNRIGLGTVSRGESIKDISNRTLVMSSDRFVLVAPYGCLGAVAGLMSRLNYYESPTFKPISGIAKLERTYTPSEEMEMLKAGVMPLEAQRGRGIVVVKGISTSKEQISVTRIADHAVRSVKSVADLFIGTLNSPSGRAALKGKISELLSRMESEGALVPSTDGKEPPFLVDVYSSELDFAQGIVRVNIAVRPVRAMDYIYATIKVEA, encoded by the coding sequence ATGACAAGAATATTGCCTGGTGTTGAAATACAGGTTATCAAAGAGATCGTGCCTCAGCAGCTAAACCCCTCCGGCGTGGTAGCGCTCATCGGCACGACCGAGAAGGGCGAACCGCTCGTGCCTATGCCTGTGAGCAGCTATGCGGAGTTCGCCGATAAGTTCGGCTCGAGCGAAAAATTCACGGTCACCAGGGACGCAAAGCAGGCGTTCCAGAATGGCGTTTTCCAGGTGGTCGTCGTCCCCATCAGCGGACAGAATGGGACCAAGGCGACGCTGACGCTCAAGGATCACAAGGGCAGGGACACGGCGATATTCACCGCGAAGTCCTCGGGCGAGGAAGGTAATAAGATAACTATTAAGGTAGAGGCGGTGGAGTCGTCTGACCTGGTACGCCTGGCCATCTCGGACGGTGCCAACGTAGAGATCTATGATGGCGTGAACATGAATCCGTCGGGCAATAATTACCTGGTGGACAGCATCAACAAGAAATCGGCCCTCATAACGGCCGAGGACCAGCACTCCAAGTCGAAGTCTCCGGATAACAACCCGGAGGCCGGGGAAACGGTGCTCTCGGGCGGAGTCACCGGGGTCGTATCAAAGGCGGACTACGAGGCCGCACTGGACAAGCTGGAAGCCGAGCCTGACGTGGACATCGTCGCCGCCTGTGAAGTCATCGACCCGGAGATCCACGCGCTCATCGAGGCCCACTGCCTTAAGATGAGCATCGACGCGAAGAACCGGATCGGCCTGGGCACGGTCTCGAGGGGCGAAAGCATTAAGGACATCAGCAACCGCACCCTGGTCATGTCGAGCGACCGGTTCGTGCTCGTGGCACCCTATGGATGCCTGGGCGCCGTCGCGGGCCTCATGAGCCGGCTCAACTACTACGAGTCCCCCACCTTCAAGCCCATCAGCGGCATCGCGAAGCTGGAGCGGACCTACACGCCGTCCGAGGAGATGGAAATGCTCAAGGCCGGCGTCATGCCCCTGGAAGCCCAGCGGGGCAGGGGCATAGTCGTCGTCAAGGGCATCTCGACGAGCAAGGAGCAGATCAGTGTCACGCGCATCGCGGACCACGCCGTCCGGAGCGTCAAGAGCGTCGCCGACCTCTTCATCGGTACGCTCAACAGCCCCTCGGGTCGGGCGGCGCTCAAGGGCAAGATCTCGGAGCTGTTGTCCCGAATGGAGTCCGAGGGAGCGCTGGTGCCCAGCACCGACGGCAAGGAGCCGCCTTTCCTGGTCGACGTATACAGCTCGGAGCTGGACTTTGCCCAGGGCATAGTCCGAGTGAACATCGCGGTGCGGCCCGTCCGTGCGATGGATTACATCTATGCGACCATAAAGGTTGAGGCGTAA